In Verrucomicrobiia bacterium, one DNA window encodes the following:
- a CDS encoding 3-hydroxyacyl-ACP dehydratase FabZ family protein, which translates to MSDDVLKRALASLPHGPEFRFVDRLLSLEPGQRGTGEYTMRGDEPYLKGHFPGMPLLPGVLLIEAIAQLGGTVAQSDPNIPPLAGLKLTAVRNAKILGTAAPGQTVFLSAEVVGRMGNLIQARGEALVEGQRVLGVEVTLAGESVK; encoded by the coding sequence ATGAGCGACGATGTTTTGAAACGAGCGCTGGCGAGTCTGCCGCATGGGCCGGAGTTCCGGTTTGTGGACCGGCTGTTGTCACTGGAGCCGGGTCAGCGCGGCACTGGCGAGTACACGATGCGCGGGGATGAACCGTACTTGAAGGGGCATTTTCCGGGGATGCCGTTATTGCCGGGCGTGTTGCTCATTGAAGCGATCGCGCAGTTAGGAGGAACGGTGGCGCAATCGGATCCGAATATTCCACCGTTAGCGGGGCTGAAATTAACAGCGGTGCGGAATGCGAAGATTCTTGGAACAGCAGCGCCGGGGCAGACGGTTTTTCTGAGTGCGGAAGTGGTGGGCAGGATGGGGAACCTCATTCAGGCGCGAGGTGAAGCGTTGGTGGAGGGGCAGAGGGTGCTGGGGGTGGAGGTGACTTTGGCGGGAGAGAGCGTGAAGTAA
- a CDS encoding outer membrane lipoprotein carrier protein LolA, with product MVSLRFHLAVAAWLIATVVNAAEPSGDLLDKWFAAQQKLQTWRADFVQTRTLKALSNPLSTPGKAMFQAPNEFRWELGQPAQTIAIRGTNEMVVLYPNLSRAERYPVNAEQAGRYKDLLVLLEAGFPRDRKSLETSFRILKQTTVEDRHEVVLQPRSANAKRLMPELKLAFRVNNLSLTSTEMVFSDGSTMKTEFKQAEQNPKLEAGLFSTAIPQGYQVNDPMKSR from the coding sequence ATGGTATCACTTCGTTTCCATCTGGCCGTCGCGGCGTGGCTGATCGCCACCGTGGTGAATGCGGCGGAGCCGTCTGGCGATCTGCTGGACAAGTGGTTCGCGGCGCAACAGAAGCTGCAGACGTGGCGCGCGGACTTTGTGCAGACGCGCACGTTGAAGGCATTGAGCAATCCGCTGAGCACGCCGGGCAAGGCGATGTTCCAAGCGCCAAATGAGTTCCGTTGGGAACTGGGGCAACCGGCACAAACCATCGCTATCCGTGGGACGAATGAGATGGTGGTGTTGTATCCGAATCTTTCGCGGGCGGAGCGGTATCCGGTGAATGCGGAACAGGCGGGACGTTATAAAGATTTGCTGGTGCTTTTGGAGGCGGGATTTCCGCGGGATCGGAAATCACTGGAGACGAGTTTTCGCATCCTGAAGCAGACGACGGTGGAGGATCGGCATGAGGTGGTGTTGCAACCGCGTAGTGCGAATGCGAAGCGATTGATGCCGGAGCTGAAGCTCGCGTTTCGCGTGAATAATCTTTCGCTGACGAGCACGGAGATGGTGTTCAGCGATGGTTCCACGATGAAGACGGAGTTCAAACAGGCGGAGCAGAATCCGAAGCTGGAGGCGGGATTGTTTTCCACGGCGATTCCACAGGGGTATCAAGTCAACGATCCGATGAAATCACGATGA
- a CDS encoding MMPL family transporter: MSFRKWVLIAFAVLAVIGLSRLRMDVDVLNLLPSDLPVVQGLRTHQQHFANARELVITLKSPDAGVSEDAARSLAHTLRGNTNLIGRAIWQPPWQEDPLGAAELVAYLWLNSDSNAVQKLEERFQPDKLSAHLDKVREGLATSFSPESVARSSYDPLDLLNVSSGDLSPDDLGSNQLFASADGTFRLLHVDPATPLKDYHQATRWLEEVRSVIRDWVQSDSAYTEVEVRLTGGPAFMSEIANSMETDMRQSMPGSLALIAVVFLIAHRRLKPLLWLVLLLAANVILTMAIGGLLFGRMNVVSLGFAAILFGMVVDFALVLYQEGIASGKSPDELRAEIAPGIWWSGISTAAAFASLNFGGLPGLAQLGTLVAAGILTGAWLVLHYFPKVIPRAQGEGTPEAGHGVKTAPGDSQFLRFGFISGLIALVAAAVILQMEGQPGLTASSEPLRPRDSGAYDAMDQLKHELGRTNEPVLLVLSGETDAQVAERLQQANKTLHELREMGLVKDALLPITLWPQPSLIAANRERLKALAADSERVQQAFQKAGFAGNAFKVTEVMLRYWGAQGSELRLPSGPTATWILEQVVVRREKEHYAMGIITPAKSGDEVMLEINRALDGEGARVAGWELLGISILKHVQERFIWVMLPCSILLVTSLWMAFRRWSEVLLSISTLLVSGFLMLAFMRLFGWQWNLLNLMALPLLLGSAEDYSIHLQLALRRARGDWKETWHSTGKAVLLCSSTTIIGFGSLAFSRNAGLASLGQVCSLGIVCAIAVSLLLLPRMWQICAGPMEEKPAKAPSKLYRVGWWKAGLWLGKNLPEGLVSLVARVLCRVYARVNETRLGIVEQNLKPLLGANAVNAREKALKLFSNFGQKLVDLWRYESGADVKGLFGEWTGWEHFENAQKKGKGVLLVTPHLGNWEFGGPLLTQRGVKLLVLTQAEPGDGFTELRQQSRERWGIETLVVGQDAFAFVEVIKRLQEGASVALLIDRPPKGTEVEVEVCGQPFMASISVAELGRATGCAILPTAIVRDGDIYAAHILPEMAYSRAELNSREVRQKFTQQLLRAFEPLLKQYPEQWYHFVSIWPSRRG; the protein is encoded by the coding sequence GGGGCAGCCGAACTGGTGGCGTATCTGTGGCTGAACTCGGATTCCAATGCGGTGCAGAAACTGGAGGAGCGTTTTCAGCCGGATAAATTATCAGCGCATCTGGACAAGGTGCGTGAAGGATTGGCGACTTCGTTCTCACCTGAGAGCGTGGCGCGGAGCAGTTATGATCCGCTGGATTTGTTGAACGTTTCATCAGGTGATCTTTCACCGGATGATCTGGGCTCGAACCAGTTGTTTGCTTCGGCGGATGGGACGTTCCGATTGTTGCATGTCGATCCGGCGACGCCGCTGAAGGATTATCATCAGGCGACGCGGTGGCTCGAAGAGGTGAGATCGGTCATTCGTGATTGGGTGCAATCGGATTCGGCATATACGGAAGTGGAGGTGAGATTGACGGGCGGGCCGGCGTTCATGTCGGAGATCGCGAACAGCATGGAGACGGACATGCGACAGTCGATGCCGGGGTCGCTGGCGTTGATCGCGGTGGTGTTTCTCATCGCGCATCGGCGGTTGAAGCCGTTGTTGTGGCTGGTGTTGTTGCTGGCGGCGAATGTGATTTTGACGATGGCGATCGGTGGATTGCTGTTCGGACGCATGAATGTGGTGAGCTTGGGGTTTGCGGCGATCCTCTTCGGGATGGTGGTGGATTTTGCGCTGGTGCTGTATCAGGAGGGCATCGCTTCGGGGAAATCACCGGATGAATTGCGAGCGGAGATCGCTCCGGGGATCTGGTGGTCGGGCATCTCTACGGCGGCTGCGTTTGCGTCGTTGAACTTCGGTGGGTTGCCGGGCTTGGCGCAGTTGGGAACGCTGGTGGCAGCGGGAATTCTTACGGGTGCGTGGCTGGTGCTGCATTATTTTCCGAAGGTCATTCCAAGGGCTCAAGGAGAAGGAACACCTGAGGCAGGGCATGGGGTTAAGACTGCGCCGGGTGACAGTCAGTTCCTGCGGTTTGGATTCATCTCGGGTTTGATCGCTTTGGTAGCAGCGGCGGTGATTTTGCAGATGGAGGGGCAACCGGGATTGACGGCGAGTTCAGAGCCGCTGCGTCCTCGTGACAGCGGGGCGTATGATGCGATGGATCAGCTCAAGCACGAGCTGGGACGCACGAATGAACCGGTGCTGCTGGTCTTAAGCGGTGAGACGGATGCGCAAGTGGCAGAGAGATTGCAGCAGGCGAACAAAACGTTGCATGAGTTGCGTGAGATGGGGTTGGTGAAGGATGCGTTACTTCCGATCACGCTCTGGCCGCAACCATCGCTGATCGCGGCGAACCGGGAACGGTTGAAGGCATTGGCGGCGGATTCGGAGCGGGTGCAACAGGCATTTCAGAAGGCGGGTTTTGCCGGGAACGCTTTCAAGGTGACGGAGGTGATGCTGCGTTATTGGGGTGCGCAGGGGAGTGAGTTGCGATTGCCGAGTGGTCCGACGGCGACGTGGATTTTAGAGCAGGTCGTCGTGCGGCGGGAGAAGGAGCATTATGCCATGGGCATCATCACGCCGGCGAAGAGCGGGGATGAGGTGATGCTGGAGATCAATCGTGCGCTGGATGGTGAGGGAGCGAGGGTGGCGGGGTGGGAGTTGCTGGGTATCTCGATTTTGAAGCATGTGCAGGAGCGGTTCATCTGGGTGATGCTGCCTTGTTCCATTCTGCTGGTGACATCGCTCTGGATGGCATTTCGCCGATGGAGTGAGGTTTTGTTGAGTATCAGTACTTTGCTCGTAAGCGGATTCTTAATGCTGGCATTCATGCGGCTGTTTGGGTGGCAATGGAATCTGCTGAACTTGATGGCGTTGCCGTTGTTGCTGGGGTCGGCGGAGGATTACAGCATTCATTTGCAATTGGCGTTGCGACGTGCGCGTGGTGATTGGAAAGAGACGTGGCATAGTACGGGCAAGGCGGTGCTGTTGTGTTCGTCAACGACGATCATCGGGTTTGGGTCGCTGGCGTTTTCGCGCAATGCGGGATTGGCGAGCTTGGGGCAGGTGTGCTCGCTGGGCATCGTGTGTGCAATCGCGGTGTCGCTGCTGCTGCTGCCGCGAATGTGGCAGATCTGTGCGGGGCCGATGGAGGAGAAACCGGCGAAGGCACCATCGAAGCTTTATCGAGTGGGTTGGTGGAAGGCGGGATTGTGGCTGGGCAAGAATCTGCCGGAAGGTTTGGTGAGTCTGGTGGCGCGCGTGTTATGCCGAGTTTATGCGAGGGTGAATGAGACGCGGTTGGGGATCGTGGAGCAGAATCTTAAGCCGTTGCTGGGAGCGAATGCGGTGAATGCGCGCGAGAAGGCGTTGAAGCTGTTCAGCAATTTCGGGCAGAAGCTGGTGGACTTGTGGCGGTATGAGAGTGGGGCGGACGTTAAAGGATTGTTCGGCGAATGGACTGGCTGGGAGCATTTTGAGAATGCGCAGAAGAAAGGCAAAGGTGTGCTGCTGGTGACGCCGCATTTGGGGAATTGGGAGTTTGGCGGGCCATTGCTGACGCAACGGGGAGTTAAATTACTGGTGCTGACGCAGGCGGAGCCGGGGGATGGGTTCACGGAGTTGCGGCAGCAATCGCGGGAGCGGTGGGGCATTGAGACATTGGTGGTGGGGCAGGATGCGTTTGCGTTTGTGGAGGTCATCAAGCGATTGCAGGAGGGGGCATCGGTGGCGTTGCTGATCGATAGACCGCCGAAGGGGACGGAGGTGGAGGTGGAGGTGTGCGGGCAGCCGTTCATGGCGTCCATCTCGGTGGCGGAGTTGGGGCGGGCGACGGGCTGTGCTATCTTGCCGACGGCGATCGTGCGTGATGGTGATATTTACGCAGCGCACATCCTGCCGGAGATGGCGTATTCGCGGGCTGAATTGAACAGCCGTGAGGTGCGTCAAAAGTTCACACAACAGTTACTGCGTGCCTTTGAGCCGCTCTTAAAACAATATCCCGAGCAATGGTATCACTTCGTTTCCATCTGGCCGTCGCGGCGTGGCTGA